From Solidesulfovibrio sp., a single genomic window includes:
- a CDS encoding CoB--CoM heterodisulfide reductase iron-sulfur subunit B family protein, translating to MSEAIAYYPGCSGLGTSKEYDASTRAVCRVLGLPLVDIPDWSCCGSTPAHTKDHTLSAALSARNLQLVAGMGLATAATPCPSCLTNLRTANHRMEKAETAEKVNKLLDDAYAGGVEAISVLQALVENVGLDAIKAAVRTPLSGLTVACYYGCIMNRPPELMKFDDCENPMAMDNILAALGATVVPFPLKVECCGASYGIPRQDIVAKLTGKLLDAAVSIGADMVAVACPLCQMNLDLRQGQVNRALGSHFHIPVPYYTQLMGVALNVADEELGFGQLCIDPRPVLNKALSGADTQAKGA from the coding sequence ATGAGCGAAGCCATCGCCTACTACCCGGGCTGCTCCGGCCTCGGCACGTCCAAGGAATACGACGCCTCCACCCGGGCCGTATGCCGGGTGCTCGGGCTGCCCCTGGTGGACATCCCGGACTGGAGCTGCTGCGGCTCGACCCCGGCCCACACCAAGGACCACACCCTCTCCGCCGCCCTGTCGGCCCGCAACCTCCAGCTCGTGGCCGGCATGGGGCTCGCCACCGCCGCCACCCCCTGCCCGAGCTGCCTGACCAACCTGCGCACCGCCAACCACCGCATGGAAAAGGCCGAAACCGCCGAGAAGGTCAACAAGCTCCTCGACGACGCCTACGCCGGCGGCGTGGAAGCCATCTCCGTGCTCCAGGCCCTGGTGGAAAACGTCGGACTCGACGCCATCAAGGCCGCCGTGCGCACGCCGCTTTCCGGCCTGACGGTCGCCTGCTACTACGGCTGCATCATGAACCGGCCGCCCGAGCTCATGAAATTCGACGACTGCGAGAACCCCATGGCCATGGACAACATCCTGGCCGCCCTGGGCGCCACGGTGGTGCCCTTCCCGCTCAAGGTCGAGTGCTGCGGCGCCTCCTACGGCATCCCGCGCCAGGACATCGTGGCCAAGCTCACCGGCAAGCTCCTGGACGCGGCCGTCTCCATCGGCGCGGACATGGTGGCCGTGGCCTGCCCGCTGTGCCAGATGAACCTCGATCTGCGCCAGGGCCAGGTCAACCGGGCCCTGGGCAGCCACTTCCATATCCCCGTGCCCTACTACACCCAGCTCATGGGCGTGGCCTTAAACGTGGCGGACGAGGAACTCGGTTTCGGCCAGCTGTGCATCGACCCGCGGCCCGTTTTGAACAAGGCCCTCTCGGGCGCGGACACCCAGGCGAAGGGAGCGTAG
- a CDS encoding CoB--CoM heterodisulfide reductase iron-sulfur subunit A family protein → MRIGVFICHCGSNIEGTVDTATVAKTSLDFPEVVYATDTMYACSEPGQDGIIQAIKDKNLTGVVVASCTPRMHEPTFRRAVERAGLNRYLFEMANIREHVSWIGKDREANTNKAVDLVRIAVEKLRRDAPLAPSKFAINKRVMIIGGGVAGIQAALDCADGGLQVVLVERESTIGGKMAKLDKTFPTVDCSSCILGPKMVDVAQHDNITLHAYSEVDSISGYVGNFQVQVKKKATYVDWELCTGCGACTEKCPSKKNPDKFNEKIGPTTSINIPFPQAIPKKAVIDPTTCRQFVKGKCGVCAKVCPTGAIKYDMTDAIVTEDVGAIVAATGYDLFDISKVTEYGGGRYPDVITGLQYERLLSASGPTGGHIKRPSDGKEPKNIVFIQCVGSRDKSLDRPYCSGFCCMYTAKQAILTKDHIPDSQSYVFYMDIRSPGKMYDEFTRRAMEEYGARYIRGRVAMVYPKDGKMIVRGADTLAGTQMEVEADLVVLAAGAEAAKGAPQLAEKLRISYDKYGFFMESHPKLKPVETNTAGVYLAGSCQGPKDIPQSVGQGSAAAAKVLALFSKDMLESDPQISRVDIKRCVGCGKCILTCPFKAIKEVDFRGQKKAEVIETVCQGCGLCTSTCPQGAIQLSHFTDNQILAEVNALCQS, encoded by the coding sequence ATGCGAATCGGCGTTTTCATCTGCCACTGCGGCAGCAACATCGAAGGCACGGTGGACACCGCGACCGTGGCCAAGACCTCCCTCGACTTCCCCGAGGTCGTCTACGCCACGGACACCATGTACGCCTGCTCGGAGCCCGGCCAGGACGGCATCATCCAGGCCATCAAGGACAAAAACCTCACCGGCGTGGTGGTGGCCTCCTGCACCCCGCGCATGCACGAGCCCACCTTCCGCCGGGCCGTGGAGCGCGCCGGCCTCAACCGCTACCTGTTCGAGATGGCCAACATCCGGGAGCACGTCTCCTGGATCGGCAAGGACCGCGAGGCCAACACCAACAAGGCGGTCGACCTGGTGCGCATCGCCGTGGAAAAGCTTCGGCGCGACGCGCCGCTGGCCCCGAGCAAGTTCGCGATAAACAAGCGCGTGATGATCATCGGCGGCGGCGTGGCCGGCATCCAGGCGGCGCTGGACTGCGCCGACGGCGGCCTCCAGGTCGTCCTGGTCGAGCGCGAATCCACCATCGGCGGCAAGATGGCCAAGCTCGACAAGACCTTCCCCACGGTCGACTGTTCGAGCTGCATCCTCGGGCCCAAGATGGTCGACGTGGCCCAGCACGACAACATCACCCTGCACGCCTACTCCGAAGTGGATTCCATCAGCGGCTACGTGGGCAACTTCCAGGTGCAGGTCAAAAAGAAAGCCACCTACGTGGACTGGGAACTGTGCACGGGCTGCGGTGCCTGCACCGAAAAGTGCCCGAGCAAGAAAAACCCCGACAAGTTCAACGAGAAGATCGGGCCCACCACGTCCATCAACATCCCCTTTCCCCAGGCCATCCCCAAAAAGGCGGTCATCGACCCGACCACCTGCCGCCAGTTCGTCAAGGGCAAGTGCGGCGTGTGCGCGAAAGTCTGCCCCACCGGGGCCATCAAGTACGACATGACCGACGCGATCGTGACCGAGGACGTGGGCGCCATCGTGGCGGCCACGGGCTACGACCTCTTCGACATCTCGAAAGTCACGGAGTACGGCGGCGGGCGGTACCCCGACGTCATCACCGGCCTGCAGTACGAACGGCTGCTGTCGGCCTCCGGCCCGACCGGCGGCCACATCAAGCGGCCTTCCGACGGCAAGGAACCGAAAAACATCGTCTTCATCCAGTGCGTCGGCTCGCGCGACAAGTCCCTGGACCGGCCCTACTGCTCGGGCTTTTGCTGCATGTACACGGCCAAGCAGGCCATCCTCACCAAGGACCACATCCCCGATTCCCAGTCCTACGTCTTCTACATGGACATCCGCTCGCCGGGCAAGATGTACGACGAGTTCACCCGCCGGGCCATGGAAGAGTACGGGGCGCGCTACATCCGGGGCCGCGTGGCCATGGTCTACCCGAAAGACGGCAAGATGATCGTGCGCGGGGCGGACACCCTGGCCGGCACGCAGATGGAGGTCGAGGCCGACCTGGTGGTCCTGGCCGCCGGCGCCGAAGCGGCCAAGGGTGCGCCGCAGCTGGCCGAAAAGCTGCGCATCTCCTACGACAAATACGGCTTTTTCATGGAAAGCCACCCCAAGCTCAAGCCCGTGGAGACCAACACCGCCGGCGTCTACCTGGCCGGTTCCTGCCAGGGCCCGAAAGACATCCCGCAGTCCGTGGGCCAGGGCAGCGCCGCCGCGGCCAAGGTGCTGGCGCTTTTCTCCAAGGACATGCTGGAAAGCGACCCGCAGATCTCGCGCGTGGACATCAAGCGCTGCGTGGGCTGCGGCAAGTGCATCCTCACCTGCCCGTTCAAGGCCATCAAGGAAGTCGATTTCCGGGGCCAGAAAAAGGCCGAGGTCATCGAGACCGTCTGCCAGGGCTGCGGGCTGTGCACCTCGACCTGTCCCCAGGGGGCCATCCAGCTGTCGCACTTCACGGACAACCAAATCCTCGCGGAGGTCAACGCCTTATGCCAGTCCTGA
- a CDS encoding iron-containing alcohol dehydrogenase, producing the protein MAVREQVYGFFIPSVTLIGIGAAKQIPEKIKALGGTKPLIVTDKGVVKVGICKQITDLLDAAGMKYHVYDETIPNPTDANVHKGVEVYKKEGCDSLITLGGGSSHDCGKGVGLVVANGGKIHDYEGVDKSSKPFMPYLAVNTTAGTASEMTRFCIITDLSRHVKMAIVDWRVTPHIAIDDPVLMVGMPPALTAATGMDALTHAVEAFVSTIANPMTDACAIEAIKLIFKYLRKACANGQDMEAREGMCFAEYLAGMAFNNASLGHVHAMAHQLGGFYDLPHGECNAILLPHVESFNLIAKVEKFAAMAEIMGENIAGMSPRDAAELALKAIRQLSADVGIPAGLVELGKRYGKEVKASDIPTMTGNAQKDACGFTNPRCPTDKDVTAIYTAAL; encoded by the coding sequence ATGGCAGTTCGCGAGCAAGTTTACGGTTTCTTCATTCCCAGCGTGACCCTCATCGGTATCGGCGCCGCCAAGCAGATCCCTGAGAAGATCAAGGCCCTGGGCGGAACCAAGCCGCTGATCGTCACGGACAAGGGCGTGGTGAAAGTCGGCATCTGCAAACAGATCACCGACCTGCTCGACGCCGCCGGCATGAAATATCATGTCTATGATGAGACCATCCCCAACCCCACTGACGCCAACGTCCACAAGGGCGTGGAAGTCTACAAGAAAGAGGGTTGCGACAGCCTCATCACCCTGGGCGGCGGCTCCTCCCACGACTGCGGCAAGGGCGTCGGCCTTGTCGTTGCCAACGGCGGCAAGATCCATGACTACGAAGGCGTGGACAAGTCCAGCAAGCCCTTCATGCCGTACCTGGCCGTCAACACCACGGCCGGCACCGCTTCCGAAATGACCCGTTTCTGCATCATCACCGACCTGTCCCGCCACGTGAAGATGGCCATCGTCGACTGGCGCGTGACCCCGCACATTGCCATTGACGACCCGGTCCTCATGGTCGGCATGCCCCCGGCGCTGACCGCCGCCACCGGCATGGACGCCCTGACCCACGCCGTCGAGGCCTTCGTGTCGACCATCGCCAACCCGATGACCGACGCCTGCGCCATCGAAGCCATCAAGCTCATCTTCAAGTACCTGCGCAAGGCCTGTGCCAACGGTCAGGACATGGAAGCCCGCGAAGGCATGTGCTTCGCCGAATACCTGGCCGGCATGGCGTTTAACAACGCCAGCCTCGGTCACGTGCACGCCATGGCCCACCAGCTCGGCGGTTTCTACGACCTGCCGCACGGCGAGTGCAACGCCATCCTGCTGCCCCATGTCGAGAGCTTCAACCTGATCGCCAAGGTTGAGAAGTTCGCCGCCATGGCCGAAATCATGGGCGAGAACATCGCCGGCATGTCCCCGCGCGACGCCGCCGAACTGGCGCTCAAGGCCATTCGCCAGCTGTCCGCCGACGTCGGCATCCCGGCCGGCCTGGTCGAGCTTGGCAAGCGGTATGGCAAGGAAGTCAAGGCTTCCGACATCCCGACCATGACCGGCAACGCCCAGAAGGACGCTTGCGGTTTCACCAACCCGCGCTGCCCGACCGACAAGGACGTGACCGCGATCTACACGGCCGCCCTGTAA
- a CDS encoding 4Fe-4S dicluster domain-containing protein has protein sequence MQTINFTRDYDGDFVHRVEEESGQNVSLCYQCGNCTAGCPYTFAYDIPVSQIMRLVQAGQKKTVLSSKSIWLCATCESCTTRCPNNIDVACVMDVLRHMARREGLAAVPQVKTFWDSFLDSVKAHGRVFELGLTINYVMRTGRFWTDVDLGPKIFPKGKLSLKPHEIAGKEHVARIFERFERESNS, from the coding sequence ATGCAAACCATCAATTTCACCCGCGACTACGACGGCGATTTCGTTCACAGGGTGGAGGAAGAGTCCGGGCAGAACGTCAGCCTGTGCTACCAGTGCGGGAACTGCACGGCCGGCTGCCCGTACACCTTCGCCTACGACATCCCCGTGAGCCAGATCATGCGCCTTGTTCAGGCAGGGCAGAAAAAGACCGTGCTGTCGAGCAAATCCATCTGGCTGTGCGCCACGTGCGAATCCTGCACCACGCGCTGCCCCAACAACATCGACGTGGCCTGCGTCATGGACGTGCTGCGCCACATGGCCCGCCGCGAGGGCCTGGCCGCCGTGCCGCAGGTCAAGACCTTCTGGGACAGCTTCCTGGATTCGGTCAAAGCCCACGGCCGCGTCTTCGAACTGGGGCTCACCATCAACTACGTCATGCGCACGGGCCGCTTCTGGACCGACGTTGACCTTGGGCCGAAAATCTTCCCCAAGGGCAAGCTCTCCCTGAAGCCCCACGAAATCGCGGGCAAGGAGCACGTGGCCCGCATCTTCGAGCGTTTCGAGAGGGAGTCGAACTCATGA